From the genome of Blautia hydrogenotrophica DSM 10507:
CTCAGATTGCCACTCAGATCGAGGAGCGTCCTTTTGAGATTCTGGACATCAACATGGGATGTCCGGTTCCCAAAGTGGTAAATAACGGGGAAGGCTCCGCGCTTTTGAAAAATCCAAAACTGATTCGGGAGATTGTGACAAAGGTATCTGGTGCGATTCGAAAGCCCCTCACTGTCAAGGTGAGGATAGGCTTTGAGGGCTATCCGGTGGATGTGGTGGAGATCGCGAAAATTATTGAAGATTCGGGAGCAGCGGCAATTGCCGTGCATGGAAGAACAAGAGAACAGTATTATTCAGGCCATGCGGATTGGGATGCAATCAGGAGAGTAAAGGAGGCAGTTCAGATTCCGGTAATTGGAAATGGAGATGTGGATTCTCCACAGAAGGCAGTTCAACTTCTGGAAGAGACGGGATGTGACGGAATTATGATTGGACGTGCGGCTCAGGGAAATCCATGGATTTTCCGGGAAATCAATCACTGGATGAAGACAGGGGAATTCT
Proteins encoded in this window:
- the dusB gene encoding tRNA dihydrouridine synthase DusB; protein product: MSLRIGTVVLDNPLILAPMAGVTDLPFRLLCKEMGAGLLCMEMVSAKAIYYKNKNTESLMEIHPAEHPVSLQLFGSDADLMAQIATQIEERPFEILDINMGCPVPKVVNNGEGSALLKNPKLIREIVTKVSGAIRKPLTVKVRIGFEGYPVDVVEIAKIIEDSGAAAIAVHGRTREQYYSGHADWDAIRRVKEAVQIPVIGNGDVDSPQKAVQLLEETGCDGIMIGRAAQGNPWIFREINHWMKTGEFLPRPGRSQIVEMILRHARLQIEYKGEYTGIREMRKHVAWYTQGLPHSARLRREVNRVEAYSQLEELMTSLVD